The sequence GGAATGTCCCTACTCCCAGCCAAGGTTCACTTCACCAGGGCGTCGCCGATGTAGATGCGGTAGTCCTTGATGCGGCCGCCTTCGTTGCCGGAACCCTGGCGCGGGGTGTAGCGGAAGCCGCCGATGGTGGCGGAGGCTCCGAGGTCGATTACCAGGCGGTGCGGGTGCGCGGGCTGCGCGTCCTTCCACTGGGTGTGCCAGAAGTTCGCGGACTGGCCGTCGATGGCGTTGGTAGCGGAGCCGTCCTCGGCCTTCTTCTCCTCGCTGTCGGCATAGCCGATGGTCCACGATTGGTGGGAGATTGAGTTGCCCGCGGGATCGACGAGGTCGAGCTCGGCGATGGCGGCGAACTGCTTGCCATCGTGGGCGCTGAGGCTCTCGATGCAGAACTGCTTGCCCGTGGCGGGAGCGGGGAGTTTCACGAGCTGGACATCGCCGCCGGGGGCGAAGCTGCCGGAGAACGCGGGCTTCACGCCATCGAGCGCGAGCTTGCCGTAGGCGGTCGCCTGGTTGGCGAAGTCGAGCTCGGGACGGAGTTGATCGAGCACCGGCTTCTCCAGACCGGCGAGCACCGGCTGGGTCGGTCCGAGCAGGTCGAGCATGACCACCTCGTTCGCACCCTTCTTCAGCCACGCGCCGGGCAGGAAGGCGGTCTGGGTGGGCCCGATGTTCCAGAAGCGGGACAGGCAGTGGCCGTTGATCCAGATCACGCCCTTGCCCCAGGTGCTGAGGTCCAGGAAGGTGTCCGCCTGTTTCTCCACGGTGAAGGTGCCCTTCCAGAAGGCCGGGCCTTCCGCCGGGCCGGTCTGCCATTTCAGGCCGCCGAGCTGGGCGTCATCGAGGCGCAGCGGATAGACCAGCCATGAGCCGGGGAGGGCGGTTTCCTTGCCATCCGCGCCGACGAGTTGGACGCCATCGTAGAGGCCCTTCCGGTCGTGCACTTCCTTGCCGAAATTCACGTGGCCCATGGCCTCCACCAGGATGTCGAGGCGGCCGGGCTTCTCGCGGGCCGGGAGCTTCACCGAGTAGTTGCGGGTGCGGCGGTCCATGAAGCCGACCTTCTTGCCATCCACGAACACCCAGGCGAAGTCGTGGACCTGGCCGACCTTCAACGTGGCGGCGGGGCCGGCGGGGAGATCGGAACGGTAGACGGTGCAGCCGTGGCCCTGGTCGTAGTACTCCATGCAGTGCACGTCACAATCGGCCACCGGCTCCGGAAGGTTGGCGAAGACCGGGGCGGTCTGGGTGAGCTTGAAGGACGGGATCGCGGCGACGGGGATCGGTGCGGGCGGGTTGGTGAGCTGTTCGCCGGGCTGGAGGTAGCGGCCCATCAGCTCGCGGGTGCGGTTGAACTTGTCACCGGTCCAGCCGGCCTCGCCGATCGGGGCATCGTAGTCGTAGCTGTTGGTGTCCGGCTTGAACGGGCGATCGGTGCCCGGCCACATGCCGAAGGTGGTGCCGCCGTGCGCCATGTAGAGGCTGAAGGAGGCCTTCGCCTTGAGCATGCTTTCCAGCTCCTTGATGTAGCGGTCGGTCTCGCCCTTGTGGTGCGGGCTGCCCCAGGTATCGAACCAACCGGGGTAGTACTCGCCGCACATCAGCGGACCCTTCGGCTGGATCTCGCGGAGCTTCTTGAACGCGCCTTCCGGATCGCGGCCGAAGTTGACCACGTTGAAAAGATCCGGGCGCGCACCGTTGCGGAGGTCGCCGGCGGGATTGCAGGCGAAGAAAGGGATGTTGAAGCCGGCGTCGGCGAGGGCTTTCTTCAGCTCGCCGATGTACTCGGCGTCCTTGCCGTAGGAGCCGTATTCGTTCTCCACCTGGGCCATCAGGATCGGGCCGCCCTTTGTCACCTGGAGCGGTCCGAGCACCCGCCCGACCTCCTTGAACCAGGCAGTGGAGGCTTTCATGAAATCGGCATCGCGGGTGCGGAGCTGGATCTTGTCATTCTTCAGCAGCCACCACGGCAGGCCGCCGCCATCCCACTCCGCGCAGACGTAAGGGCCGGGTCGCAGGACGACCCACAGGCCCTCCTCCTGGGCCATGCGGCAGAACTCCGCGGCATCGGCCTGGCCGGACCAGTTATACTTGCCCGGCTCGAACTCGTGGTAGTTCCAGAATAGGTAAGCGCAGACCGCGTTCATGCCCATCGATTTCAGGAGTTGGAGGCGGTGCCGCCAGTATTCCTTCGGCACGCGGGCGAAGTGCATCTCGCCGGTGCGGATGACGTAGGGCTTCCCGTCCAGCAGGAAAGCCTCGTCCCCGATCGAAAACGTGTGCTTGGCCTCGGCCGGGGCGGCGTGGAGGGTGGAAGCGAACATCCCGGCGGCGATGGCGGCGGGCATCAGGCGTTGGAAGAGGGTGGTCGACATGGGAATGCAATCGAAAGGAACCCCGGATCACCGAACGATCCGGCTGGGAGAATCACGCCAAAAGCAGGCGCCGCCACGGAGTGGAACGGGTGGCATGGAACAAAAGAAACAGCCCCGAGTAAAGAACGCGGGGCTGGGAAATCGAGCGGAAAAACGAACCCGCCCAAATGGGTGGGGTGGATGTGTATTATTTCGACTTATCGGCTTCCGCGGCCTTTGTGGTTGCAACGCCCAGCGCGAGCTTCTGCGCGCCATTGGCGTAAATCTCCACAGGCTTGTCGCCGGTGCACAGGACCGTGCCGCTGAAGGCGAGGCTGCGGTACTGGGAGTTGTTCCCCGACTTGACCTCCACCTGCAGGCCGAGGCTGTAGTTCACGAGGGTGCCCTTGTCGGTCTGGGTGACGTCGTAGCGGACGGTGAGGAGACTGCCGTCCGCGAGCATCGAATCGGACTCGAAACGCGGGCCGGTGCCGGTGAGGGACACGTCGATCTCGCGGTTTTCCCCGACCTTGCCGGTGAGGGCGATCGAGAGGTTACGGTCGGCTTCGCCCGGTTGGCCGGGGTTGTTTTGGAGGCGGATGCGCTGGCGCGGGACCGGTTGGGCCGGGATCGGCTGGACTGGAACCGACGGTGCGACCGGTGGTGGCACCGGCTCCGCGCTGGCGACCGAAAGCGGGAGGGTCAGGATGCCTAACAACAGGAGGATGGAGGATCTCATGGTGGTGATCCGACGCTTATCATGCGGAGGATATTCAAAGAAGTGAATCCTGCGGCTGCATCACGCGGAAAGTCAGGTTGATCCGCGGGGTGGTGATCCTGGCGGCTTTCGGCAGGGCATGGAGCCAGTGGCGCTGGGTGCTGCCCGCCATCACCAGCAGGCTGCCGTGTTCCAAGACCCGCTCCACCTTGTCGCCGTCCCGCTTGTGCTTGAAGACGAACCGCCGCTCCGCGCCGAAACTCAGCGAGGCGATCGGGCTGTCCCGCGCGATCGAGGACTCGTCATCGCTATGCCAGCCCATGCCTTCCTGGCCGCTGGGATAAAGGTTCAGCAGGCAGGAGTTGAAGGAGGCTCCCGCCAGCGGTTCCACGCGGGCCTTCAACTCCAGCAGGGCGGGCGTCCATGGCAGCGGTTGCTTGGTGGTGCCGGAGTAGGTGTAGGCGAGGCCTTCTCCGCCGAACCACGCCACCAGTCGCGCGGTGACGACGCGTTTCCCGAACATCACCACTTCGTCGTGCCGCCACGGCACGGTGTCCCGGAGCTCGTGGAAAAAGCGGTCCGCCTCCGCGGCGGGGAAGACGGGGCCATGGTAGCGGGCGATGCCATCGCGCGGCAGCAGGTTGTCCGCGGGATCGGGGGCGAAGAGGTCCATGGGGTGAAGGAAGGTAGTGTCAGGGAAGGTGAGGAGGCAATTCGCGGCTGGCGGTTTCTTCCTAGCCTTGCATAGCCTCCTGTCCGCCCATGGACACTGTCATCGTCTGCTTCACCACCCGCCAGCGTGGGCTGCCGCATCTGGAGCGGCTCCAGCGGAGCAATCCGGGGAAGCGGATCATGGTGTTCGAAGGCCGGGACGCGAAGCCGGGGCTCGACCGCTACCGGGCGTGGAGCAATTGCGACAAGATGATCCTGGGCTGGTGGCAGGAGACCGGCCGCCACCTGGAGTTCGACCGCGTGGTGTTCCTCGAATGGGACGTGGTGTGCGATGCGGACGTGGACGAGGTTTTTCCCGCCGAGGGGGATTTGATCGCCAAGGAGATCGTCTACCCGGGCCAGAAGTGGAACTGGTGGTGCTACCGGTGGAAGCTGCCGCGGCGTTTCCGGAAAGTCCGCTGCGGGGTGATCCCGCTGGCGGTGATGGCGGTGAGCCGGCGTTGTTTGGACACCATGTTCGCGGATCCGGAAGTGCTCCGGTTGTATGACAAGCATATCTTCTGCGAGCTGCGGTTCCCCACCGCCGCCCGGGCCTGCGGCTTCGAGCCGCAGCCGTGCCCGGCGCTGGAACATGTGTTCTGGGACAAGATCGATGGCGACGCCACGCGGCCTGGAATCTGGCATCCGGTGAAGGCGGCGCTGCCGGTGCCGGTTCCCGCGGGTGGATGATTTCGAAGGAGTCGTGCCGGAGACGGTATGCAATTGTTAGATATTCCCTCGGAATGGGTTTATCCCAAGGGTTTACGGGGATTGCGGAAAATCCTGCTAATTTCTGGTGACAACCGAGCGAATTTTGGTTCAATCCGCCTGTCTTTTTAGGTCCCGTCTGGCCCCCTTGTTTGTCCCTCGTCTGCAGGCAGATGTTTTTTCCTGCCGCCCGTTTTAGATCGGCCCCGCATTGCGCCGATCCGAACCAAGGAACCAGACCCCGATATGTACCTAAATACCTCTACCGTACCCACGAACCTGCTTGCCCAGGACCAGGCTGCCGCTTTCGCGACGCCGGGTCGTATCGGCCGCCGGCCGGTGATGCTGCTCGCCCTCGGCATCCAGGACCCGGCGCTGCTGGAAGGGATCACCGAGTGGGCTCGTGCCAATGAATGGGACGTGGACCTCTCCAGCGTCCGCCATGGCCA comes from Luteolibacter sp. LG18 and encodes:
- a CDS encoding beta-galactosidase, with protein sequence MSTTLFQRLMPAAIAAGMFASTLHAAPAEAKHTFSIGDEAFLLDGKPYVIRTGEMHFARVPKEYWRHRLQLLKSMGMNAVCAYLFWNYHEFEPGKYNWSGQADAAEFCRMAQEEGLWVVLRPGPYVCAEWDGGGLPWWLLKNDKIQLRTRDADFMKASTAWFKEVGRVLGPLQVTKGGPILMAQVENEYGSYGKDAEYIGELKKALADAGFNIPFFACNPAGDLRNGARPDLFNVVNFGRDPEGAFKKLREIQPKGPLMCGEYYPGWFDTWGSPHHKGETDRYIKELESMLKAKASFSLYMAHGGTTFGMWPGTDRPFKPDTNSYDYDAPIGEAGWTGDKFNRTRELMGRYLQPGEQLTNPPAPIPVAAIPSFKLTQTAPVFANLPEPVADCDVHCMEYYDQGHGCTVYRSDLPAGPAATLKVGQVHDFAWVFVDGKKVGFMDRRTRNYSVKLPAREKPGRLDILVEAMGHVNFGKEVHDRKGLYDGVQLVGADGKETALPGSWLVYPLRLDDAQLGGLKWQTGPAEGPAFWKGTFTVEKQADTFLDLSTWGKGVIWINGHCLSRFWNIGPTQTAFLPGAWLKKGANEVVMLDLLGPTQPVLAGLEKPVLDQLRPELDFANQATAYGKLALDGVKPAFSGSFAPGGDVQLVKLPAPATGKQFCIESLSAHDGKQFAAIAELDLVDPAGNSISHQSWTIGYADSEEKKAEDGSATNAIDGQSANFWHTQWKDAQPAHPHRLVIDLGASATIGGFRYTPRQGSGNEGGRIKDYRIYIGDALVK
- a CDS encoding alpha-ketoglutarate-dependent dioxygenase AlkB, producing MDLFAPDPADNLLPRDGIARYHGPVFPAAEADRFFHELRDTVPWRHDEVVMFGKRVVTARLVAWFGGEGLAYTYSGTTKQPLPWTPALLELKARVEPLAGASFNSCLLNLYPSGQEGMGWHSDDESSIARDSPIASLSFGAERRFVFKHKRDGDKVERVLEHGSLLVMAGSTQRHWLHALPKAARITTPRINLTFRVMQPQDSLL